A single window of Modestobacter italicus DNA harbors:
- a CDS encoding amidase: protein MSSVPEVQAATNAVVTTIDPPLPHAPGGPLAGVRVGLKDSIDTAGVRTTCGSAYFADRVPDSDAEVVSRLAAAGALMVAKLNLSEFAIGLTSQNSASGPVRNPWDLSRVPGGSSGGSAAAVAAGLVEVALGTDTGGSVRVPAAACGVTGLRPGISVVPDAGTFPVCELVDTVGPIARDVELVARVFAVLAGRDARELEPAPPRRIGVPELWFDDLDPGVADLVAAAGRVFAEGGTELVPVQVPGIASAQDVLYTIIYSGIADLHSERLACPELFQPDTLTRVQVGTGVSEYERAEALGAQREFQRGLDELFEQVDVLLTPALPVDVPPARTDDDVLTTTRRLAQLSAPWSLHAGPTLALPAGRHAVSGMPVGLQLTAPVGGEDLLLDAGAWFQQRTAWHTLRPPCAVD, encoded by the coding sequence ATGAGCTCGGTGCCCGAGGTGCAGGCCGCGACCAACGCCGTGGTCACCACCATCGACCCGCCGCTGCCGCACGCGCCCGGGGGCCCGCTGGCCGGCGTCCGGGTCGGGCTCAAGGACAGCATCGACACCGCCGGTGTGCGCACCACCTGCGGGTCGGCGTACTTCGCCGACCGGGTGCCCGACAGCGACGCCGAGGTCGTCTCGCGGCTCGCCGCGGCCGGCGCGCTGATGGTCGCCAAGCTCAACCTCAGCGAGTTCGCCATCGGCCTGACCAGCCAGAACTCCGCGTCCGGGCCGGTCCGCAACCCCTGGGACCTCTCCCGCGTCCCCGGCGGGTCGAGCGGGGGGAGCGCCGCCGCGGTCGCCGCCGGGCTGGTCGAGGTGGCCCTGGGCACCGACACCGGCGGCTCGGTGCGGGTGCCGGCCGCGGCGTGCGGGGTCACCGGGCTGCGGCCGGGGATCTCCGTCGTCCCGGACGCGGGCACCTTCCCGGTCTGCGAGCTGGTCGACACGGTCGGCCCGATCGCCCGCGACGTCGAGCTGGTCGCCCGGGTCTTCGCCGTGCTGGCCGGGCGGGACGCGCGCGAGCTGGAGCCGGCGCCGCCGCGCCGGATCGGGGTGCCCGAGCTCTGGTTCGACGACCTGGACCCCGGGGTCGCCGACCTGGTCGCCGCCGCCGGCCGGGTGTTCGCCGAGGGGGGCACCGAGCTCGTGCCGGTGCAGGTGCCGGGGATCGCCTCGGCGCAGGACGTGCTGTACACGATCATCTACTCCGGGATCGCCGACCTGCACTCCGAGCGGCTGGCCTGCCCGGAGCTGTTCCAGCCCGACACCCTCACCCGGGTGCAGGTCGGGACCGGTGTGTCCGAGTACGAGCGGGCCGAGGCGCTGGGCGCGCAGCGGGAGTTCCAGCGCGGGCTGGACGAGCTGTTCGAGCAGGTCGACGTGCTGCTCACCCCGGCGCTGCCGGTCGACGTCCCGCCGGCCCGCACGGACGACGACGTGCTCACCACCACCCGGCGGCTGGCCCAGCTCAGCGCGCCCTGGTCGCTGCACGCCGGCCCGACGCTGGCGCTCCCCGCCGGCCGGCACGCCGTCTCGGGCATGCCGGTGGGGCTGCAGCTCACCGCCCCGGTCGGCGGGGAGGACCTGCTGCTGGACGCCGGCGCGTGGTTCCAGCAGCGGACGGCGTGGCACACCCTGCGGCCGCCCTGTGCGGTCGACTGA
- a CDS encoding CPBP family intramembrane glutamic endopeptidase yields MTRDRRRIGESLISDDGLTRLLSRAPSWLVDKVPRDHHESDAAFRRRRRVTAAVSVAGAGLLGVSLSRKPDSPSFYGLTLGVAATWVAGGLASGPLHLGWVQTPRATLRRPLLTPVVGGTAAFGLFYAAALVAKRVPPLEAAVTRVLRYAQQGNPALVTTTTLANGLAEEVFFRGALYAAVGVDHPVLKSSAVYTLATVATRNPALVLASVPMGLLFAFQRRVTGGIQAPALTHLTWSVLMLRYLPPLFADHPSIDVAQPAEP; encoded by the coding sequence GTGACCCGGGACCGGCGGCGCATCGGGGAGTCGCTGATCTCCGACGACGGGCTGACCCGGCTGCTGTCCCGGGCGCCGTCCTGGCTGGTGGACAAGGTGCCGCGCGACCACCACGAGTCCGACGCTGCCTTCCGCCGCCGCCGCCGGGTGACCGCCGCGGTGTCGGTGGCCGGCGCCGGGCTGCTCGGGGTGTCGCTGTCCCGCAAGCCGGACTCGCCGTCGTTCTACGGGCTCACGCTGGGGGTGGCGGCCACCTGGGTCGCCGGCGGGCTGGCCTCCGGGCCGCTGCACCTGGGCTGGGTGCAGACGCCGCGGGCGACGCTGCGCCGGCCGCTGCTCACCCCGGTGGTCGGCGGCACGGCCGCGTTCGGCCTCTTCTACGCCGCCGCGCTGGTGGCCAAGCGGGTCCCGCCGCTGGAGGCCGCGGTGACCCGGGTGCTGCGGTACGCCCAGCAGGGCAACCCCGCGCTGGTCACCACGACCACGCTGGCCAACGGCCTCGCCGAGGAGGTCTTCTTCCGCGGCGCGCTGTACGCCGCGGTCGGCGTCGACCATCCGGTGCTGAAGTCCTCCGCGGTCTACACGCTGGCGACGGTGGCCACCCGGAACCCGGCGCTGGTGCTCGCCTCGGTGCCGATGGGCCTGCTGTTCGCCTTCCAGCGGCGGGTCACCGGGGGCATCCAGGCACCCGCGCTCACCCACCTGACCTGGTCGGTGCTGATGCTCCGGTACCTGCCCCCGCTGTTCGCCGACCACCCCTCGATCGACGTGGCGCAGCCCGCCGAGCCCTGA
- a CDS encoding MFS transporter, producing MVRRVLAWSAVAEFVPLYPFYALLFADSGLDDGDISALLALWSATAVLAEVPSGALADRWSRRGALVLAGVLQAVAYALWLVAPGLPGFAGGLVVWGVGGALVSGAFEALLHDGLAAAGAGDRYGRVYGWVTAVDLLVQVPTALVAAALFASGGYAAVGWVSVGTCLAGSVLAATFPEAPRRGGHDDDTDDGWWGTLRAGVGEAAGRPAVRAAVVLVVLLGGVDAVDEYLPLLARDWGVPDAVNPLAVLGVPVAGAAGAALGGRATSWPPRAVAAALAAAGAALAAAALVAVPAGLAVVAAGYALYRLVLVVAETRLQQAITGPARATVTSVAGVGVELAALAVFATYAVGGLVLLAAAVLLLAAALPRLART from the coding sequence CTGGTCCGCCGGGTCCTCGCCTGGTCGGCCGTCGCCGAGTTCGTCCCGCTCTACCCCTTCTACGCGCTGCTGTTCGCCGACAGCGGCCTGGACGACGGCGACATCTCGGCGCTGCTCGCGCTGTGGTCGGCCACCGCCGTGCTGGCCGAGGTCCCCTCCGGGGCGCTGGCCGACCGCTGGTCGCGGCGCGGCGCGCTGGTCCTCGCCGGCGTGCTCCAGGCGGTGGCCTACGCGCTGTGGCTGGTGGCTCCCGGTCTCCCCGGCTTCGCCGGCGGGCTGGTCGTCTGGGGGGTGGGCGGCGCACTGGTGTCCGGGGCGTTCGAGGCGCTGCTGCACGACGGGCTGGCCGCGGCCGGCGCGGGCGACCGGTACGGCCGGGTGTACGGCTGGGTGACCGCCGTCGACCTGCTGGTGCAGGTCCCCACGGCGCTGGTGGCCGCCGCGCTGTTCGCCTCCGGCGGGTACGCGGCGGTCGGCTGGGTGAGCGTCGGCACCTGCCTGGCCGGCTCGGTGCTGGCGGCCACGTTCCCGGAGGCCCCCCGCCGGGGCGGGCACGACGACGACACGGACGACGGCTGGTGGGGGACGCTGCGCGCCGGGGTCGGTGAGGCCGCCGGACGCCCCGCGGTGCGGGCCGCCGTCGTCCTCGTCGTCCTGCTGGGCGGGGTGGACGCGGTGGACGAGTACCTCCCGCTGCTGGCCCGGGACTGGGGCGTGCCGGACGCGGTCAACCCGCTCGCCGTGCTGGGCGTCCCGGTCGCCGGTGCGGCCGGCGCCGCGCTGGGCGGTCGGGCGACGTCCTGGCCCCCGCGCGCGGTCGCCGCCGCCCTGGCCGCGGCCGGTGCCGCACTGGCCGCCGCCGCGCTGGTCGCGGTGCCGGCCGGGCTGGCCGTCGTCGCCGCGGGCTACGCGCTCTACCGGCTGGTGCTGGTGGTCGCCGAGACCCGGCTGCAGCAGGCGATCACCGGGCCGGCCCGCGCGACGGTGACCTCGGTGGCCGGCGTCGGGGTGGAGCTGGCGGCGCTGGCGGTGTTCGCCACCTACGCCGTGGGCGGGCTGGTGCTGCTGGCCGCCGCCGTCCTGCTGCTGGCCGCGGCGCTCCCCCGGCTCGCCCGGACCTGA
- a CDS encoding acetoacetate--CoA ligase: MSADAGGGPEVLWTPTPESIAASRLGQFAAWVADRRGLDLGGPADYDAIWRWSVDHLDQFWADVAAFTDVLPGVPDDRVLTRRAMPGAEWFPDVTLNYAEQALRHATDEHPALIAAAEDVEDVEIPWATLRGQVGAFAATLRRLGVRRGDRVAGYLPNVPEAVVAFLGAASIGAVWSSCAPDFGTRSVLDRFAQIEPVVLVAVDGYRFGGRTFDRREVVAELREALPSVRTTISVPRLHPGELPEGALAWAEAVAEPQDPVFEPLPFAAPLWIVFSSGTTGLPKGIVHGHGGVVLEQRKQMGLHIDVGPGDRLFWYASTAWIMWNIATSALLAGATVVVYDGAPTHPSVDVQFALAARTRLTFLGTSPGYLGACEKAGLRPGEDHDLSALRTIGVTGSPLPASTFRWVYDAVSPDVFLGSLSGGTDVATGFIGSSPLLPVTAGELQRPMLGVAAASWDEDGHPVVGELGELVVTEPMPSMPLYFWDDPDGVRYREAYFEPWPGVWRHGDWLEVTERGTCLITGRSDSTLNRGGVRMGTADIYAAVEAVPAVVDCVVLGVEQRDGGYWMPLFVQLAPGAELTPELEAEIRAAIRTNASPRHVPDEITVVPAVPHTRTGKRLEVPLKRLFQGVEPARALNVGAVDDAGAVEHFVELARARQAGR; this comes from the coding sequence GTGAGCGCTGACGCGGGGGGCGGACCGGAGGTCCTCTGGACCCCGACACCGGAGTCGATCGCGGCCAGCCGGCTGGGGCAGTTCGCCGCCTGGGTGGCCGACCGGCGCGGCCTCGACCTCGGCGGCCCGGCGGACTACGACGCGATCTGGCGCTGGTCGGTCGACCACCTCGACCAGTTCTGGGCCGACGTCGCCGCCTTCACCGACGTGCTGCCCGGCGTCCCGGACGACCGGGTGCTCACCCGGCGCGCGATGCCCGGCGCCGAGTGGTTCCCCGACGTCACCCTCAACTACGCCGAGCAGGCGCTGCGGCACGCCACGGACGAGCACCCGGCGCTGATCGCCGCGGCCGAGGACGTCGAGGACGTCGAGATCCCGTGGGCCACCCTGCGCGGCCAGGTGGGCGCCTTCGCCGCGACCCTGCGCCGGCTGGGCGTCCGGCGCGGTGACCGGGTGGCCGGGTACCTGCCGAACGTGCCCGAGGCGGTCGTCGCCTTCCTCGGCGCGGCCTCGATCGGTGCGGTCTGGTCCTCCTGCGCACCGGACTTCGGCACCCGCAGCGTGCTCGACCGGTTCGCCCAGATCGAGCCCGTGGTGCTGGTCGCCGTCGACGGCTACCGCTTCGGCGGCCGGACCTTCGACCGGCGGGAGGTCGTCGCCGAGCTGCGGGAGGCCCTGCCCAGCGTGCGGACGACGATCTCGGTGCCCCGCCTGCACCCCGGCGAGCTGCCCGAGGGGGCGCTGGCCTGGGCCGAGGCGGTCGCCGAGCCGCAGGACCCGGTGTTCGAGCCGCTGCCCTTCGCCGCCCCGCTGTGGATCGTGTTCTCCTCCGGCACGACCGGCCTGCCGAAGGGGATCGTGCACGGGCACGGCGGCGTGGTCCTCGAGCAGCGCAAGCAGATGGGGCTGCACATCGACGTCGGGCCGGGCGACCGGCTGTTCTGGTACGCCTCCACCGCCTGGATCATGTGGAACATCGCCACCTCGGCGCTGCTGGCCGGTGCCACGGTGGTCGTCTACGACGGCGCCCCCACCCACCCGTCGGTCGACGTCCAGTTCGCGCTCGCCGCCCGCACCCGGCTGACGTTCCTGGGCACCAGCCCCGGGTACCTCGGCGCCTGCGAGAAGGCCGGCCTGCGGCCGGGGGAGGACCACGACCTCTCCGCGCTGCGCACCATCGGCGTCACCGGGTCACCGCTGCCGGCCAGCACCTTCCGCTGGGTGTACGACGCGGTGAGCCCGGACGTCTTCCTCGGCTCGCTGTCGGGCGGCACCGACGTCGCGACCGGGTTCATCGGCAGCTCGCCGCTGCTGCCGGTCACCGCCGGGGAGCTGCAGCGCCCGATGCTGGGCGTGGCCGCCGCCTCCTGGGACGAGGACGGGCACCCGGTCGTCGGCGAGCTGGGGGAGCTGGTCGTCACCGAGCCGATGCCGTCGATGCCGCTGTACTTCTGGGACGACCCGGACGGCGTCCGCTACCGGGAGGCCTACTTCGAGCCCTGGCCCGGGGTGTGGCGGCACGGCGACTGGCTGGAGGTCACCGAGCGCGGGACCTGCCTGATCACCGGGCGGTCGGACTCCACGCTCAACCGCGGCGGTGTCCGGATGGGGACGGCGGACATCTACGCCGCGGTCGAGGCGGTCCCGGCCGTCGTGGACTGCGTCGTGCTCGGCGTGGAGCAGCGCGACGGCGGCTACTGGATGCCGCTGTTCGTCCAGCTCGCCCCCGGCGCGGAGCTCACCCCGGAGCTCGAGGCGGAGATCCGGGCCGCGATCCGGACCAACGCCAGCCCGCGGCACGTGCCGGACGAGATCACCGTCGTCCCCGCGGTGCCGCACACCCGCACCGGCAAGCGGCTGGAGGTCCCGCTCAAGAGGCTGTTCCAGGGCGTGGAGCCGGCCCGGGCGCTCAACGTCGGCGCGGTCGACGACGCCGGCGCCGTGGAGCACTTCGTCGAGCTGGCCCGGGCCCGCCAGGCCGGCCGATGA